The region AGCAGGAGAAATGATGAGAACCTTACGCAACATTGTCACGCTGATGTTTAAGGAATTCCGCAGCCTGTTTACCGATCCGGTGTTGTTGGTGTTGATTGCATTTATGTTTACCGGCTCAATCATCAGCTCGGCGCAAATCAGCACTGATGTGAAAAATGCGACGGTCGGCATCATCGATCAAGACCGCTCGACCTTGTCGCTGCGCATCCGTGATGCCATCTTGCCGCCTTATTTTAAAGTGCCGGTGGAAATCAAGCGTGAAGATGCCGATGAACTGATGGATAAAAACAGTTTGATTTTTGTGTTGGAGATCCCGCCGAATTTTGAACGTGATGTTCAAGCCGGACGCCGCCCGTCGGTGCAGCTTCTGACCGATGCAACCATGATGACGCAGGCCGGTTTGGGTTCGGCTTATCTGACTCAGATTATCAACCGCGAAATTCGGGAATTTGTCGACATGCCCTCGATGCCGGTGGTTTCGCCGGTGATGAATATTCAGTTTAACCCCAATGGCGACAGCGTATGGTTTCTGCCGATTATGCAGGAAGGCAACAATGCGGCGTTGCTGATTCTGATTTTGGTCGGCGCGGCGGTGATTCGCGAGCGCGAACGCGGCACGATTGAGCATATGCTGGTGATGCCGGTGAATAGTTTTGAATTGATGATGTCGAAGATTTTGGCTAACAGCTTGGTGATTATGGCGGCGGAATTGCTGTCGGTATGGCTGATTGTGCATCATGCGTTGGGTGTGCCGATTAATGGTTCAATCGTGCTTTATGCGGCAGGCTTGTGGCTGTTTCTGTTTTGCGTGGCAGCCTTGGGCGTAATGCTGGCCACCGTTGCCCCGAGCATGGCGCAATTCGGCTTATTGATTATCCCGATTCACATGGTGACGCTGCTGTTTTCAGGGTCAACATCTTCGCGCAGCAATATGCCTGAAGCCGCGCAAAGGATTAGCGAATATTGGCCGCAAACGCAATTTGCCAATTTCTCGCAAAATGTTGTTTTTCGCGGCGCGGGCTTGGATATTGTGTGGCCGCAAATGCTTGCCTTAACGCTGTTGGGTTTGGCCTTTTTGGGCTATGCATTGCTGCGCTTTAGAAAGATGCTTGAACAGCAGGGATAATATTTTCAGACGGCATAATGCCTTGGTGCAATCAAGAGTTTGCAGGCGGCTTATAGTAAACTGAAATAAGAAATTTGCTTCGTTGGCTGAGGCTTGTCGCATTTTGATGCTGCCCGGCCTGTTGCCGTTTAAGACAGTTATATTTCTCAGATGGCCTCAATGGGTAGGCAAGCCATCTGAAAAGAAGATAAATATGCAAAGAAAAAGCCGCCTGCAAAGAATGGGACGGCTTTTTCTGATTGGTGGCAGCCCGATAGAATCAGATTAAAACCATTCAGAAGAATACATTGAAAACAATGTATCAAGCTATATCTCTGAAATTAAAAACTGCTCAACGGTTAAGTAACCGGATAAAAATCACCATAACAGCCATTCCGATTGCAAGCCGCCAATAAAACATATCTTTATCTGGAAAGAAAAATTTAAATCCTATCCCAATAATTAAGGAAGATATGGTAATAATTAATAACAGAAGGCATAATTTTTTCATGGTTAACCGGTTGTTCGTCTTAGAAATAGGGGCTGCCGACCGATGTTCCTATTGCGCTGGTTGCAAAAGCACCTCCGGCAGTCATTGCTGCCGAACGGATACCGTTCACTGGACTGAATGCACCTCCTACTCCGCCAAGTGCTACCGCACCCAGAAATTTGTTGGGATCTTTGCCTCCCGCAGCTAAATAGCCATATCCGGCACCATATGCGCCGGCTACTGCGCCTACTGCATTCGCAACCCAACCTCCGGATACATTTTGGATTTCTTCGGTACTTAGAACTTGCATAATAATTGTCTCTTATCGGATTAAAGTTTGAAACCAAACAGAATTTTCGATTTTTCAAAAATCCTACACAATAAGAGAAAATATGAGAGTTAAGGTTTTTATGTATTTTTTTTTTTTTTATAAAAAATCATTAAATTCAATTAATTTAAATTATAACAGTCAAATCATTATGAAGATTGAATTTTGATTGTTACAGGAATACTTAAAGGCCGTTTGAACACAAAAAGGACATTCCATGAAAAAATCCGTATCAATATCCGCCTTATACGCCGCTGTGTCGCTGCTCGTAACCGCTTGCCAAAGCACGCAGATTCCGCTTCATTCTGAGATTAATGTGCCGCAATCGTTTAGCGAAAGCGAAGCGGCAAAAGGCAGCGAACAAATCGCCCAATGGTGGCAGCATTGGCATGATCCGGTGTTGAGCCGTTTGGTTGAACAAGGCTTGGCGCAGGGCTATGATGTCAAAATTGCGGTCGGCCGCTTAAACGAAGCGCGTGCCGCCGGTCGGGCCGCCATCGCAGATTTAGGGCCGCAAGTCGGTTTGGGCGGGCAGGGTGCGGTTGTGCGCGGGGAAGTGGATAATCCGCTTTCGGGCGTGGCATCACAAATTCCGCAAGCGGGTGCATTGGGTAGAGACACAATGGATATCAAAGGCGATCAGTTGATGGTCGGTGTATCTGCTTCGTGGGAGCCGGATATTTTCGGCCGCAAACGCAGTGATGCTGATGCCGCCTATTACGCTGCTTTGGGTCGGCAAGAGCAGGTATATGGCGCGCAAATGTTAGTGGCCGGAGATATTGCCGAAAACTATTTCAAAGCACGCGCGGTACAAGGCCGTCTGAAAGTTGCGGATGCCAGCATTAACACGCTCGAACGCTTGCAGCAATATGTGCAGGGGCGTTTCAAAGCCGGTCATGTCAGTAGTTATGAGGTGAATGAAGTTAGCGTGCAGCTTACCGCCGCCGAAGCCAAACGCACCACGCTGCAAGCCGAATATGGCGCTTATGTGCGCAGTATTGCCGTGTTGACGGGGCATGTGCCGCAAAGCTTTGGCTTGCCGCCATCGGATGCGGACGTTTTAGCCAAGCAACCGGCAGCGCCAGGCGGACAAACGCCGCAAGGCATGCTGGAGCGTCGCCCCGATTTACGCGCCCGCATCGCACAAGTGAATGCTTATGCTGCTAAGTTGGCCAGCGCCAAAGCCGATTTGTTGCCTCGCTTCAGCATTAATTTTATGGGGCAAGGCACACGAATCGGTATTGACGGCAGCGATTCCTTGAAAGGTTGGGCAAGTCTGTTGAGCGTGGGTATTCAAATGCCGATTTTCACTAATGGCCGTATTAAAGCCAATATTGCCGCCGCCGATGCCCGCCTTCAGACGGCCTTGCTGCAATACGACCGGCAACTGTTAACCGCATTAGGCGAAGTCGATAGCGCCTATCAAAGCGTGCATGCCATGCAGCGACAAACGGGGCTGATGCAAACTGCCCGCCGTCAAGCCGCACAGCATGCGAATGACACGGAAAAACTGTTCCGCAACGATTACAAAACCTTAGACCACGCCTTGCGCGCACATTTGAACGAAAACCAAATGCAGGAAAACCTGATTCAGGCGCAGCTTGCCCGTGCGCAAATGCTGGTGTCGCTTTATAAGGCTTTAGGCGGCGGTTGGCCAGATAGCATGAATTCATCAGAATCGGGGGCATAATATAGATAAAGGCCGTCTGAAATGGATTTACCGTAATGTCAATTCATTTCAGACGGCCTTTTTTGACAGCGTGTCGTGTTTGTTACATATTTTTAAGTTTACAAATTTTAACACGCTAAAATCTGCTCAAAAATCAGTCAAAAAAATGGATTTAACCATTTTCAGACGGCCGCGCGACAAAATCAAAATTACCTGATTTCATAAGCCTCTAGCCATTTTGCCATTTGATGACATATTCAGCTGCTTTCACGCCAAGGCTTGAATTATCTGCATTATGGCTGTCAAGAGGGCAAAAATGTAAAAATCTTCAGGTTATCTGAATCTTGCAAGCAATCTAAAAAAACACGGTTTGTCAAGTACTAGATGTTCAGATTGAAATACATTATATTGTGTGCCGTAAGATTAATTTATACCGTATCTTGTGTTTTCAGCTAGGACTTTGACGATGAATGCAACCACTCACTTGCAAGTAACCAAACGTGACGGACGTTTGGAGCCGATTGATTTGGAAAAAATCCACCGTGTCGTTAGTTGGGCAGCCGAAGGTTTGAACAATGTTTCCGTTTCCCAAGTCGAATTGAAATCGCATATCCAGTTTTACAACGGCATCCGTACCGACGATATTCACGAAACCATCATCAAAGCGGCTGCCGACCTGATTTCACAGGAATCCCCCGATTACCAATATCTTGCTGCACGGCTGGCAATTTTCCATCTGCGCAAAATTGCCTACGGTGAATTCGAGCCGCCTCATCTGTATGACCATGTACAGAAACTCACGCAGGCAGGCAAATACGACCGACATATTTTGGAAGACTACAGCCGTGAAGAGTTTGACGAGTTAAATGCCTATATCGACCACAAACGGGATATGACCTTTTCTTACGCTGCCGTGAAGCAGCTGGAAGGCAAATATCTGGTGCAAAACCGTGTAACCCGCCAAATCTATGAAACGCCGCAGTTTCTGTATATTCTGGTGGCGATGTGCCTGTTCAGCAAATATCCGGAAACCACACGTCTGGATTATGTCAAACGCTTCTACGATGCGGTTTCTACTTTTAAAGTATCGCTGCCGACCCCGATTATGAGCGGCGTGCGTACGCCGACCCGCCAATTCTCAAGCTGCGTACTGATTGAATGCGACGACAGCCTGGATTCGATTAACGCCACCACCAGTGCGATTGTGAAATATGTTTCACAACGTGCCGGCATCGGCATCAATGCCGGCCGTATCCGCGGTTTGGGAAGTGAAATCCGTGGCGGCGAAGCGCAGCATACCGGCTGCATTCCGTTTTTCAAAATGTTCCAAGCAGCGGTGAAATCCTGTTCACAAGGCGGCGTGCGCGGCGGTGCGGCAACGCTGTTTTACCCGATGTGGCACTGGGAAGTGGAAAACCTGCTGGTGCTGAAAAACAACCGGGGCGTGGAAGACAACCGTGTCCGCCATTTGGACTACGGCGTGCAAATCAACCGCCTGCTCTATACCCGCCTGATTAAAGGCGGCAATATTACCCTGTTTTCGCCCAACGAAGTGCCGGGCTTGTATGACGCATTTTTTGCCGACCAAGACGAATTCGAGCGTTTGTACACCCAATACGAGCAAGACGAAAGCATACGCAAACGCAGCGTTCCGGCAACCGAACTGTTTTCATCATTAATGCAGGAACGTGCCGGTACCGGACGGATTTACATTCAAAACGTCGATCACTGCAACACCCACAGCCCGTTTGACCCGAGCGTTGCGCCGGTGCGCCAGTCCAACCTGTGTTTGGAAATCGCCCTGCCGACCAAACCGCTGGAACACATCAACGATGAAAACGGCGAAATCGCCCTATGTACCCTTTCCGCATTCAATCTCGGTGCATTGCAGCATTTGGACGAATTTGAAGAACTTGCCGATTTAACCGTGCGTGCCTTGGATGCTTTGCTTGATTATCAGGATTATCCCGTTCCGGCTGCCCGCATTGCCACTATGAACCGCCGTACTTTGGGCATCGGCGTGATTAACTATGCTTATTATCTGGCGAAAAACGGCGTGCGTTACAGCGACGATTCCGCTCTTGCGCTGACCCACCGCACCTTTGAAGCCATGCAGTATTACCTGCTCAAAGCCTCGGTTAATCTGGCCAAAGAATACGGCGCTTGTCCATTGTTTAACGAAACCGTTTATTCGCAAGGCAAACTGCCGGTTGATACCTACAAAAAAGATTTGGATGGCATCTGCCAAGAGCCGCTGCACTACGATTGGGAAAGCCTGCGTGCCGATATCGTGAAATACGGCCTGCGCAACTCCACCCTGACCGCATTGATGCCGTCTGAAACCAGCTCGCAAATCGCCAACGCCACCAACGGCATCGAACCGCCTCGAGGTTTGGTTTCCGTAAAAGCCTCGAAAGACGGCATTTTGAAACAGGTCGTTCCGGAATTTGAAACGTTCAACCGCCAATACGAAACCCTGTGGCAACTGCCGGGCAACGACGGCTATCTGAAGCTGGTCGGCATTATGCAGAAGTTTGTCGATCAGGCGATTTCCGCCAACACCAGCTATGACCCGGCCAAATTCGAAGGCGGCAAAGTGCCGATGAAACAAATGCTCAAAGACTTGCTGACCGCCTACAAATACGGCGTGAAAACCCTGTATTACCACAACACCCGAGACGGTGCCGACGATACCCAAACCGATTTGCAGGACGACGGCTGCGCGGGCGGGGCTTGCAAGATTTAAAACAGGTTAATTTTTGAAATATATCCAAAGCTTCTAGATAGTAGAAGGCTTTAAGGATTGTCTTAAATTGAAACCTGCTACTGTATGAAGCTAAATTATTATTTCCAGAAAAGGAAAAATATGGATGCCATTTGGTCATTCTTAGCTGAATATAAATTTTATGTATTTATTAGTGTTCTTTTAGTCATTTCTATTTTGTTGTGGCGTTTTATTGATAAGATTCAGCATGTTTCGTATGGTGAATTTAAAATTGATAGAAAAGTTGACTAATTTTAATAAGAGATAGTACCCCATGTCTTGCGAACATTTAACCATGTCCTACAGCACTTTCCCGAAAACCGCCAATGATGCGCTGAAAGAGCCGATGTTTTTCGGCCAGTCGGTGAACGTAGCCCGTTATGACCAGCAGAAATACGAAATCTTTGAAAAACTGATTGAAAAACAGCTTTCCTTCTTCTGGCGGCCGGAAGAGATTGACGTTTCGCGCGACCGTATCGACTATGCCAATCTGCCGGAACACGAAAAACATATTTTCATCAGCAATTTAAAATACCAAACCCTGCTCGATTCGATTCAAGGCCGCAGCCCGAATGTGGCTTTGTTGCCGCTGGTGTCGATTCCCGAACTGGAAACCTGGATTGAAACATGGTCGTTTTCCGAGACCATTCATTCCCGCAGTTACACCCACATTATCCGCAATATCGTCAACGACCCGTCGATTGTGTTTGATGATATTGTACAAAATCAATATATTATCGCCCGAGCCGAAGACATCGCCTGCTATTATGACGATTTAATCGAATATACCCAATATTACAATCTGTTAGGCGAAGGCCGGCATACCGTTAACGGCAACAGTATTACCGTCAGCCTGCGGGAATTGAAGAAAAAGCTGTATCTGTGCCTGATGTGTGTCAATGTTTTGGAAGCCATCCGCTTTTACGTTTCCTTCGCCTGCTCGTTTGCCTTTGCCGAACGGGAATTGATGGAAGGTAACGCCAAAATCATCAAACTCATTGCCCGAGACGAAGCGTTGCACCTTACCAGCACCCAACATATGCTGAACCTGATGCGTGCCGGCGAAGACGATGCCGAAATGGCGGAAATTGCTGCCGAATTGGAAAACGAATGTTTTGAGTTGTTCAAAAAAGCCGCCATGCAGGAAAAAGAATGGGCGGCCTACCTCTTTAAAGACGGCTCGATGATCGGCCTGAATAAGGAAATTTTGGGACAATACGTCGAATACATCACCAATCTGCGTATGCAGGCGGTCGGCCTGAAACCTGCTTTTGAAAAAGCCAACCAAAATCCGATTCCATGGATTAACGCATGGCTCTCTTCCGATAATGTTCAGGTTGCGCCGCAGGAAGTTGAAATTTCCTCTTATCTCATCGGCCAGATTGATTCGGAAGTCAATGCCGACGATTTGGGCGATTTCGAGCTGTAACCCTTCATTTACAAAAGGCCGTCGGATTGAGCATTTCTTTCAGACGGCCTTTTATCAAACTATGGCCATTATTAGCACACACGACAAAATTTTTGAGCTGCAAAACGGCGAGACCCTGCTGGAAGGGCTGGAGCGCACCGGCCACGAAGTCGAATACCAATGCCGCAGCGGCTATTGCGGTTCATGCCGTCTGAAAATCATCAGCGGCAAGGTCGGCTATGATGATTTCCCGTTGGCCTTTATCACACCCGGCGAAATCCTGCCGTGTTGCTGTCGGGTCACGGAAGACATCACGCTCGATTGCCGCATCAAAATCCGCGAGCCGGATTTGTTTGATGTGGATTTGTTTGACAAAGAATAACCGGTGTGACAACGGCTTGATTTTGCTGCTGTTTGTACCGATATTAAACAAACTGCTCAAAGGCGTGCATTGATACATTTTCGCCAAGCCGTCTGAAAACCGCGACACGCATTTTCAGACGGCATTGCTATCGAAATTTGTTCAAATCAAACAAACCAACAAAAAGATAATTGAAAAGGCCGTCTGAAACATTGCTAAGCGTGGCCGGCAATATCTTTCAGACGGCCTTTTTTTACGATTGGCAATTCAAAATTACCTAATCATTTTGTTTCAAGGCTTCATCATCCAGCGATTTCAGCCAAGCCAGTTTTTCACCGATTTTGATTTCCAAACCGCGCGGTACGGGTTGGTAAAACTCAGGTTCGTCCAAACCGTCGGGCATATAGGTTTCACCGGCAGCATAGGCGTGGGGTTCGTCATGGGCGTAGCGGTATTCGCGGCCGTAGCCCAATTCTTTCATCAGCTTGGTGGGCGCATTGCGCAAATGTACCGGCACTTCGTCGCCGGCATTGTTGTGCACAAATGCACGCATTTGGTTGTAGGCATTGTAGCCTGCATTCGATTTCGCCGCCGAAGCCAAATACAATACGGCTTGCGCCAAAGCCAATTCGCCTTCGGGGCTGCCCAGCCGCTCAAAAGTGGTGGCGGCATCGTTGGCAATCTGAAAGGCGCGCGGGTCGGCCAGGCCGATGTCTTCCCAAGCCATGCGTACAATGCGGCGCGCCAGATAGCGCGGATCGGCACCGCCGTCGAGCATGCGGCAGAACCAATACAGCGCGGCGTTGGGGTGTGAGCCGCGCACGGATTTGTGTAATGCGGAAATTTGGTTGTAGAAGCTCTCGCCGCCTTTATCAAAACGGCGGATTTGTGTGCCCAAACTTTCTGCGAGAAACGCGGCATCTAGGGTTTTCAGACGGCGTGTGCCGGCGGCGCGAAGCAATTGTTCCAATAAATTCAGCATGCGGCGTGCATCGCCGTCGGCTGTGTTCACCAATAATTCGCGTGCTTCCGCATTAATCTCAAAGCCTTGATATTCGGGCAACGCCAGCACTTTTTCAATCAATTGCTGCAAGTCTTGTGCAGATAAGGATTGCAACACATACACCTGCGCGCGGCTGAGCAAGGCCGGATTGACTTCAAATGACGGGTTCTCCGTAGTTGCGCCGATAAAGGTTAATAAACCGCTTTCCACGTGCGGTAAAAAGGCGTCTTGCTGCGCTTTGTTGAAACGGTGCACTTCATCGACAAATAAAATCGTCGCCCGGCCTTGTTGCAAGGCAATTTCGGCTTTTTCGATGGTTCCTCGAATGTCTTTCACACCGGAAAATACTGCTGACACGGGCAGAAATTGTGCATTGAAACTTTGCGCAAGAATCCGTGCCAAAGTGGTTTTACCCACACCGGGCGGCCCCCACAGCAGCATGGAATGCGGTTTGCCGCCTTCCACCGCCACACGCAGCGGTTTGCCTTCACCGATTAAGTGCTGCTGGCCGATGATTCCGTCTAAAGAATGCGGGCGCAGGCGTTCGGCGAGCGGGGCGTCGGGTTGGCGGGTAAATAAATCGTTCATGGCAGATTCCGTTTCAGACGGCATTGTGGTTTTCTTGCCGGATATTATAGCGCAAGCGTTCGCATGATTCAGAGCCTTGCTGTATAATATGCCGGAAATTTAAACCGCGCTGCCGGCTAAGCGGTGTGCAGTTAAAATAGGGCGATTGGGGCGGGATAGCCAAGCCCATTATCATGTTGATTTGAATGTTCCGTTTGGAAGGTTACAGAATGAAAAAAATCTTGGCAGCCGCTGTATCGGCTTTATTGTTGGGCGCATGCGCCAGCGGTACCAGCATATCGATGAACGGCTTGGGCAGCGGCACCGGTATAGGCAGCAGTGTGGTGAAAATGGCGGTGGAAAACCAATGCCGCACCGAATTGAACAAGCGCAACGAATGGCGCATGGCGGCTTTGGCCATGTCGGCTGAAAAACAGGAAGCATGGGAAGGCAAAATTTGCGGCTGTGCCAGCGAAGAAGCCCCTAACCAATTGACTGCCAACGAAATGATGCAGGTTTTGAACCCAAGCACCCGCACACAAGCCTTAGCGGCCGTGACCGCCAAAACCGTGACTGCCTGCGTAAAACGCGTTTACCGCTAATTAATTGTTCAGACGGCCCGAAAATACTTCAGGCCGTCTGAAATCTTTAATGATTAAACAGATACAGAGTAGAAAACATGAAATACATCAGCACGCGCGGTGCCACTGCGCCGAAATCGTTTAGCGAAGTATTATTGATGGGCTTGGCACCCGACGGCGGCTTGATGCTGCCCGAGCATTATCCGCAAGTGGACGAAGTGACCCTGCAAAAATGGCGCACGCTGAGTTATCCTGAGCTGGCGTTTGAAATCATCAGCCTGTTCGCTACCGATATTCCAAGCGGCGATTTGCGCGACATCGTCAACCGCACTTACACGGAAGCAGCTTTCGGCACCAAAGAAATCACGCCTGTGCGCAGCCTTTCAGACGGCATCAAAATCGAGGCCTTGTCCAATGGCCCGACCTTGGCCTTTAAAGACATGGCGATGCAGTTTTTGGGCAATGCGTTTGAATATGTGTTGAACAAAGAAGGCAAGCAAATCAACATTTTGGGTGCGACCAGCGGCGACACCGGTTCGGCTGCCGAATATGCTTTGCGCGGCAAAAAGGGGGTGAATGTATTTATGCTCTCGCCGGAGGGAAAAATGAGCGCGTTCCAACGCGCGCAAATGTTCAGCCTGCAAGACGAAAACATTCATAACATCGCAGTAGAAGGCATGTTTGACGATTGCCAAGATATCGTTAAAGCCGTGCAAAACGATGCCGAATTCAAAGCCAAATACCATGTCGGCACAGTTAATTCGATTAACTGGGGCCGCATCGTGGCGCAAGTGGCGTATTATTTCGCCGGCTATTTCAATGCCGCCACCGGCAACGGGCAAAAGGTGAGCTTCTGCGTGCCAAGCGGCAATTTCGGTAATGTGTGCGCCGGCCATATTGCGCGCCAGATGGGCTTGCCGGTACACCGCTTAATCGTGGCAACCAATGAAAACGATGTATTGGACGAGTTTTTCAAAACCGGCCGTTACCAACCGCGAACTACCGAGCACACCCACGTCACTTCCAGCCCGTCGATGGATATTTCCAAAGCGTCTAATTTTGAGCGTTTTGTGTTTGACTTGATGGATCGCGATGCCGACAAAATCCAAAGCCTGTGGGCCGAAGTGGCTTCCGGTAAAGGCTTTGATTTAAAAGACTATTTAGAAGAAATTCACGAGAAATACGGTTTCGTATCGGGAAAATCAACCCACGCCGACCGCTTGGCCACCATCCGCCAAGTGTACGAGCAAGACGGGGGACTGATTGATCCGCATACCGCCGACGGCGTGAAAGTGGCGCGTGAAGTACGCGAAGCAGGCGAAACCATTGTTTGCTTGGAAACCGCTTTGGCCGCCAAATTCGACCAAACCATTTACGAAGCCGTCGGCGATGTGACTATTCCGCGTCCGGCCGGTTTGAATGGTTTGGAAGATTTGCCGCAACGCGTCGAAGTGGTGAAAAACGATGCCGAACTGGTGAAAAACATCATTCGCAAAGCATTGGATTAATCACTCATTAGGCCGTCTGAAGCGAATTGATTCAGACGGCCCGAATCATGATTGGAAACGATTATTTTCAAAATATTAGAAAGCGCCGGCAACGGTTTTTGTTCATAGGAAAAAATTCATGTCATCAAAATTTTACACTGAAAAAGTGTTGTCAGTGCATCACTGGACAGATGCTTATTTCTCTTTCACCTGCACCCGCGATGAATCATTGCGCTTTGAAAACGGCCAATTTGTGATGATTGGCTTGATGGTGGACGGCAAGCCTTTGATGCGTGCCTACAGCGTGGCTTCGGCCAACTGGGAAGAGCATTTGGAATTTTTCAGCATTAAAGTGCAAGATGGTCCTTTGACCAGCCGTTTGCAGCATTTGCAAGTGGGCGATGAAGTGTTGATCAGTAAAAAACCGACCGGCACTTTGGTGGCAGGAGACTTGAATCCGGGCAAACATTTGTATCTGCTGAGCACCGGTACCGGCCTTGCCCCATTCTTGAGCGTCACCAAAGACCCTGAAATTTATGAGCAATTTGAAAAAGTGATTCTGGTGCACGGTGTGCGTTACAAGCAAGATTTGGCCTATTACGACCACTTCGCCAAAGAATTGCCGGAGCATGAATACTTAGGCGGTATGGTTAAAGAAAAATTGATTTACTATCCTGTGGTGTCACGCGAAGAATTCGAACATCAAGGCCGTCTGACCGATTTGATGAAGAGTGGCAAATTGTTTGAAGACATCGGTTTGCCGCCGATGAATCCGCAAGACGACCGTGCCATGTTGTGCGGCAGCACCGCGATGAACAAAGACACTGCCGCCATTCTCGACAGCTTCGGCCTGACTCCGTCGCCAAAAGTCGGCCAACGTGGCGATTACTTGATTGAACGCGCGTTTGTGGATCAATAATAGCCGATTACGTTTAGCCTTCATAAGGCCGTCTGAACATAATTATGCTTTCAGACGGCCTTTCATTTTATAGTGAACTTTAAATAAAGGAGAAAAAATGAATACCGTTCAAATCAAAAACGTGACACTGGGCGCAGGCAGCCCGAAAATTGCCGTACCGCTGGTCGCCAAAAATCCAGACGGCCTGCAACAAGCGATTGCCGGTTTGGCAGGGTTGAGCTTCGATATTGTGGAATTTCGTGTTGATTTTTTAGACACCGCCGCTGATGCGGATGCCGTGTTGGCGCAAACGGAAATGGTGCGCCAAGCCTTGCCGGATACGCCGTTACTGTTTACTTTCCGCCGTGCAGCAGAAGGTGGTGAATGCCCTTGTGACGATGACTATTATTTCGACTTAATTCACCGCGCAATTAAATCGGGGTTGGTCGACATCATTGATATCGAACTGTTTGCCGGTGATGAAAAAGTTCGAGCAGCGGTACAGGCTGCGAAAGGCAAAGGCGTGGTTGCGCTGTTGTGCAACCATGATTTTGACAAAACGCCAGAGAAAGAAGAGATTACCGGCCGTCTGAAAAAAATGGAAAGCTTGGGTGCGGACATCTGCAAAATTGCGGTGATGCCGCAAAGCACTGCCGATGTGCTGACCTTGTTGGAGGCCACGCAAGAAGTGTATCAAACAGCCAAGCAGCCGATAGTGACCATGTCTATGGGTAAACTCGGCGTCATCAGTCGCTTGGCCGGACAAACTTTCGGTTCGGCCATGACTTTCGGCGCTGCAGCCAAAGCGTCGGCGCCGGGTCAGATTGGTGCGAATGATTTGCGACAGATTCTGGAGACTCTGGCGTAAGTGATTTGAAATGAACGGGCCGTCTGAATTTTAGACGGCCTACTTATTAGACAAAAATAAATTGGCACATCGCATCATTTACCGAATTGATCCATCTCGAGCTATGGCAGATTTATATAGTGAATCCACTATAAAAGCCGCATTGATGCTTTCGTGGTGGAACAAAATTGCCCTTATCCGGAAATGGATGACAAAGATTTAGATGCGCTGCATTTGTTTGCCGAACAAGGCGGCCAGTTAGCTGCGTATTGCCGCATAATTGCGGAAGAAGCGTTGGTTAAAAATCGGTCGCGCGTTGGCGGTGTCGTCTTTTCGGGGTTGGGGATTGGG is a window of Neisseria yangbaofengii DNA encoding:
- a CDS encoding ABC transporter permease, with protein sequence MRTLRNIVTLMFKEFRSLFTDPVLLVLIAFMFTGSIISSAQISTDVKNATVGIIDQDRSTLSLRIRDAILPPYFKVPVEIKREDADELMDKNSLIFVLEIPPNFERDVQAGRRPSVQLLTDATMMTQAGLGSAYLTQIINREIREFVDMPSMPVVSPVMNIQFNPNGDSVWFLPIMQEGNNAALLILILVGAAVIRERERGTIEHMLVMPVNSFELMMSKILANSLVIMAAELLSVWLIVHHALGVPINGSIVLYAAGLWLFLFCVAALGVMLATVAPSMAQFGLLIIPIHMVTLLFSGSTSSRSNMPEAAQRISEYWPQTQFANFSQNVVFRGAGLDIVWPQMLALTLLGLAFLGYALLRFRKMLEQQG
- the nrdA gene encoding class 1a ribonucleoside-diphosphate reductase subunit alpha, which codes for MNATTHLQVTKRDGRLEPIDLEKIHRVVSWAAEGLNNVSVSQVELKSHIQFYNGIRTDDIHETIIKAAADLISQESPDYQYLAARLAIFHLRKIAYGEFEPPHLYDHVQKLTQAGKYDRHILEDYSREEFDELNAYIDHKRDMTFSYAAVKQLEGKYLVQNRVTRQIYETPQFLYILVAMCLFSKYPETTRLDYVKRFYDAVSTFKVSLPTPIMSGVRTPTRQFSSCVLIECDDSLDSINATTSAIVKYVSQRAGIGINAGRIRGLGSEIRGGEAQHTGCIPFFKMFQAAVKSCSQGGVRGGAATLFYPMWHWEVENLLVLKNNRGVEDNRVRHLDYGVQINRLLYTRLIKGGNITLFSPNEVPGLYDAFFADQDEFERLYTQYEQDESIRKRSVPATELFSSLMQERAGTGRIYIQNVDHCNTHSPFDPSVAPVRQSNLCLEIALPTKPLEHINDENGEIALCTLSAFNLGALQHLDEFEELADLTVRALDALLDYQDYPVPAARIATMNRRTLGIGVINYAYYLAKNGVRYSDDSALALTHRTFEAMQYYLLKASVNLAKEYGACPLFNETVYSQGKLPVDTYKKDLDGICQEPLHYDWESLRADIVKYGLRNSTLTALMPSETSSQIANATNGIEPPRGLVSVKASKDGILKQVVPEFETFNRQYETLWQLPGNDGYLKLVGIMQKFVDQAISANTSYDPAKFEGGKVPMKQMLKDLLTAYKYGVKTLYYHNTRDGADDTQTDLQDDGCAGGACKI
- a CDS encoding efflux transporter outer membrane subunit, giving the protein MKKSVSISALYAAVSLLVTACQSTQIPLHSEINVPQSFSESEAAKGSEQIAQWWQHWHDPVLSRLVEQGLAQGYDVKIAVGRLNEARAAGRAAIADLGPQVGLGGQGAVVRGEVDNPLSGVASQIPQAGALGRDTMDIKGDQLMVGVSASWEPDIFGRKRSDADAAYYAALGRQEQVYGAQMLVAGDIAENYFKARAVQGRLKVADASINTLERLQQYVQGRFKAGHVSSYEVNEVSVQLTAAEAKRTTLQAEYGAYVRSIAVLTGHVPQSFGLPPSDADVLAKQPAAPGGQTPQGMLERRPDLRARIAQVNAYAAKLASAKADLLPRFSINFMGQGTRIGIDGSDSLKGWASLLSVGIQMPIFTNGRIKANIAAADARLQTALLQYDRQLLTALGEVDSAYQSVHAMQRQTGLMQTARRQAAQHANDTEKLFRNDYKTLDHALRAHLNENQMQENLIQAQLARAQMLVSLYKALGGGWPDSMNSSESGA
- the nrdB gene encoding class Ia ribonucleoside-diphosphate reductase subunit beta, which gives rise to MSYSTFPKTANDALKEPMFFGQSVNVARYDQQKYEIFEKLIEKQLSFFWRPEEIDVSRDRIDYANLPEHEKHIFISNLKYQTLLDSIQGRSPNVALLPLVSIPELETWIETWSFSETIHSRSYTHIIRNIVNDPSIVFDDIVQNQYIIARAEDIACYYDDLIEYTQYYNLLGEGRHTVNGNSITVSLRELKKKLYLCLMCVNVLEAIRFYVSFACSFAFAERELMEGNAKIIKLIARDEALHLTSTQHMLNLMRAGEDDAEMAEIAAELENECFELFKKAAMQEKEWAAYLFKDGSMIGLNKEILGQYVEYITNLRMQAVGLKPAFEKANQNPIPWINAWLSSDNVQVAPQEVEISSYLIGQIDSEVNADDLGDFEL